Proteins encoded in a region of the Panicum hallii strain FIL2 chromosome 3, PHallii_v3.1, whole genome shotgun sequence genome:
- the LOC112886334 gene encoding vesicle-fusing ATPase-like, with protein sequence MAGRYNQGYGGGGGASMEVVSTPNQELALTNCAYVSPGDLRRFPNALALVADVWVFTLRAHDAVTSGRIALNAIQRRQAKVSTGDSVTVSSFAPPDDFKLALLTLELEYAKARANRNDELDAVVLAQQLRKRFLDQVMTSGQRVPFEFYGTNYLFTVNQALLEGQESSTQLDRGFLSSDTYIIFEAAPNSGIKVINQKEAASSKLFKHKEFNLEKLGIGGLSAEFTDIFRRAFASRVFPPHVVSKLGIKHVKGILLYGPPGTGKTLMARQIGKLLNGKDPKIVNGPEVLSKFVGETEKNVRDLFADAENEQKTRGDQSDLHVIIFDEIDAICKSRGSTRDGTGVHDSIVNQLLTKIDGVEALNNVLLIGMTNRKDLLDEALLRPGRLEVHIEINLPDENGRLQILQIHTNKMKENSFLSPDINLHELAARTKNYSGAELEGVVKSAVSFALNRQITMDDLTKPLDEESIKVTMDDFVNALHEITPAFGASTDNLERCRLRGIVDCGKAHKHIYQRAMLLVEQVKVSKGSPLVTCLLEGPAGSGKSAMAASVGIDSDFAYVKIISAETMIGFSESSKCAQISKVFEDAYKSQFSIIILDDIERLLEYVAIGPRFSNLISQTLLVLLKRVPPKGKNLLVIGTTSEVGFLESVGMCDVFSVTYHVPKLKKEDAKKVLQHLNVFDEGDLDAAAEALDDMPIKKLYTLVEMAAQGPTGGSAEAIYAGEEKIDINHLFSILSDIIRY encoded by the exons ATGGCGGGGAGGTACAACCAGgggtacggcggcggcggtggcgcgtcCATGGAGGTGGTCAGCACGCCGAACCAGGAGCTCGCCCTCACCAACTGCGCCTACGTCTCCCCAGGCGACCTCCGCCGCTTCCCCAACGCGCTCGCCCTCGTCGCCGACGTCTGGGTCTTCACCCTACG TGCCCATGATGCTGTTACAAGTGGGCGCATTGCTCTGAATGCTATTCAGCGTAGGCAGGCGAAGGTTTCAACTGGGGATTCTGTTACTGTTAGCAG TTTTGCCCCCCCTGATGATTTCAAGTTGGCATTGCTCACTTTAGAACTAGAGTATGCCAAGGCAAGAGCCAACAGAAATGACGAG CTGGATGCTGTTGTGCTTGCCCAACAACTTCGGAAGAGGTTTCTGGATCAG GTCATGACCTCAGGGCAAAGGGTGCCATTTGAATTTTATGGAACAAACTATTTATTCACTGTCAATCAAGCTTTGCTAGAGGGTCAAGAGAGTTCCACACAATTGGACAGAGGATTCCTATCAAGTGATACATACATCATATTTGAGGCTGCTCCTAATTCAGGAATTAAG GTGATCAACCAAAAGGAAGCTGCTAGCAGCAAGCTTTTCAAGCATAAAGAGTTTAACCTCGAAAAGTTGGGGATTGGTGGGCTAAGCGCTGAATTCACTGACATATTTCGTCGGGCATTTGCTTCAAGAGTATTTCCTCCTCACGTTGTTAGTAA ATTGGGCATCAAACATGTAAAGGGTATATTGCTATATGGACCTCCTGGTACTGGCAAGACtcttatggcccggcaaattgGAAAGTTGTTGAATGGAAAAGATCCCAAG ATTGTGAATGGACCTGAAGTTCTGAGCAAGTTTGTTGGAGAAACAGAGAAGAACGTGAGAGATTTGTTTGCTGATGCTGAAAATGAGCAGAAGACACGAG GTGATCAGAGTGACCTCCATGTTATCATATTTGATGAAATTGATGCCATCTGCAAG TCTAGAGGATCAACCCGTGATGGTACAGGTGTACATGATAGCATTGTAAACCAGCTCCTGACAAAG ATAGATGGTGTTGAGGCATTGAATAATGTGTTGCTTATTGGGATGACAAATCGTAAGGATTTGCTTGATGAAGCTTTATTGAG ACCTGGACGATTGGAAGTTCACATCGAGATAAACTTGCCTGACGAAAATGGTCGTTTGCAAATCCTTCAAATTCATACAAATAAGATGAAAGAGAATTCTTTCCTATCTCCGGATATTAATCTTCATGAGCTAG CTGCAAGGACAAAGAACTACAGTGGAGCAGAGTTGGAAGGTGTTGTCAAAAGTGCTGTCTCGTTTGCTTTGAACCGGCAGATAACCATGGATGACCTCACTAAACCTTTGGATGAGGAAAGCATTAAGGTCACTATGGATGATTTTGTGAACGCACTTCATGAAATTACTCCTGCATTTGGTGCTTCTACTGATAACCTCGAAAGATGCAG ATTGCGTGGTATTGTTGACTGTGGCAAGGCACATAAGCACATTTACCAAAGAGCTATGCTTCTTGTGGAGCAAGTTAAAGTAAGCAAAGGTAGCCCACTTGTGACTTGCCTCTTGGAAGGTCCTGCTGGAAG TGGTAAATCAGCTATGGCAGCCAGTGTTGGCATTGACAGTGATTTTGCATATGTCAAAATT ATATCAGCAGAAACAATGATTGGTTTCAGTGAAAGCAGCAAATGTGCACAGATTAGCAAG GTTTTTGAGGATGCATACAAATCTCAATTCAGCATCATAATTCTTGATGATATCGAAAG GTTACTGGAGTATGTGGCCATTGGACCACGCTTCTCAAACTTGATCTCACAAACTCTTCTGGTTCTCCTCAAGAGGGTCCCTCCTAAG GGAAAAAACTTGCTTGTTATTGGAACAACAAGCGAGGTAGGATTCCTAGAATCTGTTGGAATGTGTGACGTGTTCTCTGTGACCTACCATGTTCCCAAACTGAAAAAGGAAGATGCCAAAAAG GTGCTGCAGCATCTTAATGTGTTTGATGAAGGAGATCTTGATGCGGCAGCAGA